One region of Cinclus cinclus chromosome 1, bCinCin1.1, whole genome shotgun sequence genomic DNA includes:
- the SFRP4 gene encoding secreted frizzled-related protein 4 has translation MLCALVAVSLWLRVSPRAQGAPCEAVRIPMCRSMPWNITRMPNHLHHSTQENAVLAVEQYEELVATGCSQVLPFFLCAMYAPICTLEFLYDPIKPCRSVCQRARDSCEPIMRRYNHSWPESLACDDLPVYDRGVCISPEAIVTDVPEDVKWTDFTQGFIVPDRPLEPDCRSRGQERCRCKKIKPTLSTYLAKNYSYIIHAKVKSIERGNCNEITTVVEVKDVLKSSIPIPLSQVPLLTNSSCQCPPLQPKQDVLIMCYEWHSRLMLLDGCLVEKWKDQLNRRFKRWEQRLQEQKRRTAHSKNQNSGRSGQSGALKLQTKNPNPLISGPKKAIKIKNGQKEINPKKV, from the exons atgcTGTGCGCCTTAGTGGCGGTTTCCCTATGGCTGCGGGTGAGCCCGCGGGCGCAGGGCGCGCCGTGCGAGGCAGTGCGCATCCCCATGTGTCGCTCCATGCCCTGGAATATCACCCGCATGCCCAATCACCTCCACCACAGCACCCAGGAAAACGCCGTCCTCGCTGTCGAGCAGTACGAGGAGCTGGTGGCCACCGGCTGCAGCCAGGTCTTGCCCTTCTTCCTCTGCGCCATGTACGCCCCCATCTGCACTCTGGAGTTCCTCTACGACCCCATCAAACCGTGCCGCTCCGTCTGCCAGCGCGCCCGCGACAGCTGCGAGCCCATCATGCGCCGCTACAACCACAGCTGGCCGGAGAGCCTGGCTTGCGACGACCTCCCCGTCTACGACCGCGGCGTCTGCATCTCCCCAGAGGCCATTGTCACCGACGTGCCAGAGG ATGTGAAGTGGACGGACTTCACACAGGGCTTTATAGTGCCAGACAGACCCCTGGAGCCTGACTGCAGGAGCCGCGGCCAGG AACGGTGCAGGTGTAAAAAGATAAAGCCTACACTGTCAACCTACTTGGCCAAGAACTACAGCTACA TCATTCACGCTAAAGTAAAAAGCATAGAAAGAGGGAACTGCAATGAAATAACGACTGTAGTTGAAGTCAAAGATGTACTCAAGTCTTCAATACCTATTCCTCTGTCCCAAGTGCCTCTTCTTACAAATTCCTCCTGCCAGTGCCCGCCTCTTCAACCAAAGCAGGATGTTCTCATCATGTGCTATGAGTGGCACTCAAG gTTGATGCTTCTTGACGGATGTCTAGTTGAAAAATGGAAGGACCAACTAAACAGAAGATTTAAg AGGTGGGAACAGCGACTGCAAGAACAAAAGAGGCGAACTGCGCACAGTAAGAACCAGAACTCAGGACGCAGTGGTCAGAGTGGAGCCCTGAAACTGCAAACCAAGAACCCCAACCCATTGATCAGTGGCCCCAAAAAggccattaaaataaaaaatggccAGAAAGAAATCAACCCAAAAAAAGTATGA
- the EPDR1 gene encoding mammalian ependymin-related protein 1, which translates to MARPVAERQLLLGPGPPLRLLLLLGVLLLRGGAAAAAEPCQAPRQWEGRTVFYEHGSGRNTRASVSYDGPNQRLRIVEERKALFPCKKFFEYILLYKDAVMFQIEQVTKLCSKIALTEPWDPYDIPANSTYEDQYYIGGPGDEVMVQEWSDRKPARKLESWVGVYTVQDCYPVQETYTKNYSVTTSTRFFDIHLGIADPSIFTPPSTCQTAQLTRMKDEC; encoded by the exons ATGGCGCGGCCGGTGGCCGAgcggcagctgctcctggggccaGGGCCACCGCTgcggctgctcctgctgctgggcgTCCTCCTGCTGCGCGgtggagcggcggcggcggccgagccGTGCCAGGCGCCGCGGCAGTGGGAAGGGCGCACTGTGTTCTACGAGCATGGCTCGGGCCGCAACACGCGGGCCTCTGTCTCCTACGACGGCCCCAACCAGCGCCTCCGCATCGTGGAGGAGAGGAAGGCGCTTTTCCCCTGCAAGAA GTTCTTTGAGTATATATTGCTCTACAAAGATGCAGTGATGTTTCAGATTGAACAAGTTACAAAGCTTTGCTCAAAGATTGCTCTGACAGAGCCATGGGATCCATATGATATTCCTGCCAATTCAACTTATGAAGATCAGTACTACATTGGGGGACCTGGAGATGAAGTTATGGTACAGGAATGGTCTGACAGGAAACCAGCCAGGAAAT TGGAATCCTGGGTTGGCGTTTACACTGTCCAAGACTGTTACCCTGTACAGGAAACCTACACCAAGAACTACAGTGTGACAACTTCCACTCGCTTCTTTGACATCCATCTGGGCATTGCAGACCCCTCCATCTTCACTCCACCCAGCACCTGCCAGACAGCCCAGCTGACGAGGATGAAAGATGAATGCTGA